A genomic window from Salvia miltiorrhiza cultivar Shanhuang (shh) chromosome 5, IMPLAD_Smil_shh, whole genome shotgun sequence includes:
- the LOC131026624 gene encoding tyrosine N-monooxygenase-like, whose translation MKIETRLPSLLAILYFSVSLIFLKLIYSIKKRSTSPPPPLPPGPPAYPVVGSLPEMLSKKPAFRWMHNLMQKLNTEILCVRLGGVHVIAVASPELSREFLKKHDAAFASRPDAVSARLISDGYSALILSPAGEQWKKMRRVMVSEVLAVGVFRRFHSTRREEADHLVRYVYSRRNGAVNVRDAARHYCANLIRKMVFGERFFGAGMDDGGPGNEEREHVDGLFTMLSYLYGFAIADFVPWLEVFDLDGHKRIVSNAIKKVRKYQDPLINERMEMWQLGLKTQQDDILDLLINLKSESDETKPLLSLREIKAQILEIMIATVDNPSNAAEWALAEMINQPDIFAKACEELDRVVGKNRLVEESDLPNLNYVKACVKEAFRLHPLAPFNPTHVSSKDLVVGGYLIPKGSHVLLSRPGLGRNPRVWDEPLRFKPGRHIVDESSEVVLVDHELRMLSFSTGRRGCPGIVLGSTISTMLLARLIQGFSWRPPLGMNNIDLVGSGHDLTLAKPLIAHATPRLDSQIYL comes from the exons ATGAAAATCGAAACAAGACTTCCATCGTTGCTtgcaatattatatttttcagtTTCCCTAATCTTCTTGAAACTCATATATTCCATCAAGAAAAGATCGACATCCCCACCGCCACCGCTGCCGCCGGGGCCGCCCGCGTACCCGGTCGTGGGCAGCCTGCCGGAGATGCTGTCGAAGAAGCCCGCATTCCGATGGATGCACAATCTCATGCAAAAACTCAACACGGAGATCCTCTGCGTCCGCCTCGGCGGCGTCCACGTCATCGCGGTCGCTTCTCCGGAGCTTTCCAGAGAGTTCCTGAAGAAGCACGACGCGGCCTTCGCCTCCCGGCCCGACGCCGTCTCGGCCCGCCTCATCAGCGACGGATACTCGGCGCTGATCCTCTCTCCCGCGGGCGAGCAGTGGAAGAAAATGAGGAGGGTCATGGTGTCGGAGGTGCTGGCGGTGGGCGTGTTCCGACGGTTCCACTCGACGAGACGCGAGGAGGCCGATCACCTCGTGCGGTACGTGTACAGCCGCCGCAACGGGGCGGTGAACGTGAGAGATGCGGCGCGGCATTACTGTGCCAATTTGATCAGGAAGATGGTGTTTGGTGAGAGGTTTTTCGGGGCGGGGATGGACGACGGCGGGCCGGGAAACGAAGAGAGGGAACACGTGGATGGATTGTTCACGATGCTTTCGTATCTCTATGGATTCGCCATAGCCGATTTTGTGCCGTGGTTGGAGGTTTTCGATTTGGATGGGCATAAGAGGATTGTGAGCAACGCCATTAAGAAG gtaAGGAAATACCAAGATCCGTTGATCAATGAGAGAATGGAGATGTGGCAGCTAGGGCTCAAGACTCAACAAGATGATATTCTTGATCTTCTGATTAACCTCAAGAGCGAATCGGACGAAACTAAGCCCCTCTTGTCACTTCGAGAGATTAAAGCACAAATTCTT GAAATAATGATTGCGACAGTTGATAATCCGTCAAATGCAGCAGAATGGGCATTGGCGGAGATGATCAATCAACCGGATATTTTTGCAAAGGCGTGTGAAGAACTAGACCGAGTTGTAGGCAAGAATAGGCTCGTTGAGGAATCAGATCTGCCTAATTTAAACTATGTGAAAGCTTGTGTGAAAGAGGCATTCAGGCTACATCCACTGGCACCTTTCAATCCGACTCATGTTTCGAGCAAGGATCTTGTGGTGGGTGGCTACCTCATCCCAAAAGGGAGCCATGTGTTGCTCAGTCGCCCCGGCCTGGGGCGAAATCCTAGGGTTTGGGACGAGCCACTTCGTTTCAAGCCCGGGCGTCACATTGTTGATGAGTCCTCAGAAGTGGTGCTTGTCGATCATGAATTGCGCATGTTATCATTCAGTACAGGGAGACGAGGATGTCCTGGCATTGTGCTTGGTTCTACCATAAGCACTATGCTTCTGGCTAGACTTATTCAGGGTTTTAGCTGGAGGCCACCCCTTGGTATGAATAACATTGATTTGGTTGGGTCGGGGCATGACTTGACATTGGCTAAGCCTCTCATTGCTCATGCAACACCTCGATTGGACTCACAAATTTATCTTTAA
- the LOC131026625 gene encoding tryptophan N-monooxygenase CYP79A68-like, with amino-acid sequence MKIETRLPSLLAILSFSVSLIFLKLIYSIKKRSTAPPPPLPPGPPAYPVVGSLPEMLSKKPAFQWMHNLMQKLNTEIVCVRLGGVHVIAVASPELSREFLKKHDAAFASRPDVVSARLISDGYSALILSPAGDQWKKMRRVMVSEVLAAGVFRRLHSTRREEADHLVRYVYSRRNGAVNVRDAARHYCANLIRKMVFGERFFGAGMDDGGPGNEEREHVDGLFTILSYVYGFAIADFVPWLEVFDLDGHKRIVRNAINKVRKYQDPLINERMEMWQLGLKTQQDDILDLLINLKNESDETKPLLSLREIKAQILEIMIATVDNPSNAAEWALAEMINQPDIFAKACEELDRVVGKDRLVEESDLPKLNYVKACVKEAFRLHPMAPFNPPHVSSKDLVVGGYFIPKGSHVLLSRPGLGRNPRVWNEPLRFKPGRHIVDESSEVVLVDHELHMLSFSTGRRGCPGIVLGSTISTMLLARLIQGFSWRPPLGMDNIDLVESGHDLTLAKPLIAHATPRLNSQIYL; translated from the exons ATGAAAATCGAAACAAGACTTCCATCGTTGCTTGCAATATTATCCTTTTCAGTTTCCCTAATCTTCTTGAAACTCATATATTCCATCAAGAAAAGATCCACAGCTCCACCGCCACCGCTGCCGCCGGGGCCGCCCGCGTACCCGGTCGTGGGCAGCCTGCCGGAGATGCTGTCGAAGAAGCCCGCATTCCAATGGATGCACAATCTCATGCAAAAACTCAACACGGAGATCGTCTGCGTCCGCCTCGGCGGCGTCCACGTCATCGCGGTCGCGTCTCCGGAGCTTTCCCGAGAGTTCCTGAAGAAGCACGACGCGGCCTTCGCCTCCCGGCCCGACGTCGTCTCGGCCCGCCTCATCAGCGACGGATACTCGGCGCTGATCCTCTCTCCCGCGGGCGACCAGTGGAAGAAAATGAGGAGGGTCATGGTGTCGGAGGTGCTGGCGGCGGGCGTGTTCCGACGGCTCCACTCGACGAGACGCGAGGAAGCCGATCACCTCGTGCGGTACGTGTACAGCCGCCGCAACGGGGCTGTGAACGTGAGAGATGCGGCGCGGCATTACTGCGCCAATTTGATCAGGAAGATGGTGTTTGGTGAGAGGTTTTTCGGGGCGGGGATGGACGACGGCGGGCCGGGAAACGAGGAGAGGGAACACGTGGATGGATTGTTCACGATTCTTTCGTATGTCTATGGATTCGCCATAGCCGATTTTGTGCCGTGGTTGGAGGTTTTCGATTTGGATGGGCATAAGAGGATTGTGAGGAACGCCATTAACAAG gtaAGGAAATACCAAGATCCGTTGATCAATGAGAGAATGGAGATGTGGCAGCTAGGGCTCAAGACTCAACAAGATGATATTCTTGATCTTTTGATTAACCTCAAGAACGAATCGGACGAAACTAAGCCCCTCTTGTCACTTCGAGAGATTAAAGCACAAATTCTT GAAATAATGATTGCGACAGTTGATAATCCGTCAAATGCAGCTGAATGGGCTTTGGCGGAGATGATCAATCAACCGGATATTTTTGCAAAGGCGTGTGAAGAATTGGACCGAGTTGTAGGTAAGGATAGGCTCGTTGAGGAATCAGATCTGCCTAAGTTAAACTATGTGAAGGCTTGTGTGAAAGAGGCATTTAGGCTACATCCAATGGCACCTTTTAATCCGCCTCATGTTTCGAGCAAGGATCTTGTGGTGGGTGGCTACTTCATCCCAAAGGGGAGCCATGTGTTGCTCAGTCGCCCCGGCCTGGGGCGAAATCCTAGGGTTTGGAACGAGCCACTTCGTTTCAAGCCCGGGCGTCACATTGTTGATGAGTCCTCGGAGGTGGTGCTTGTGGATCATGAATTGCACATGTTATCATTCAGTACTGGGAGACGAGGATGTCCCGGCATTGTGCTTGGTTCTACCATAAGCACTATGCTTCTGGCTAGACTTATTCAGGGTTTTAGCTGGAGGCCACCCCTTGGTATGGATAACATTGATTTGGTTGAGTCGGGGCATGACTTGACATTGGCTAAGCCTCTCATTGCTCATGCAACACCTCGATTGAACTCACAAATTTATCTTTAG
- the LOC131026623 gene encoding tyrosine N-monooxygenase-like, whose protein sequence is MKIETRLPSLLAILYFSVSLIFLKLIYSIKKRSTSPPPPLPPGPPAYPVVGSLPEMLSKKPAFRWMHNLMQKLNTEILCVRLGGVHVIAVASPELSREILKKHDAAFASRPDAVSARLISDGYSALILSPAGEQWKKMRRVMVSEVLAAGVFRRFHSTRREEADHLVRYVYSRRNGAVNVRDAARHYCANLIRKMVFGERFFGAGMDDGGPGNEEREHVDGLFTMLSYLYGFAIADFVPWLEVFDLDGHKRIVSNAIKKVRKYQDPLINERMEMWQLGLKTQQDDILDLLINLKSESDETKPLLSLREIKAQILEIMIATVDNPSNAAEWALAEMINQPDIFAKACEELDRVVGKNRLVEESDLPNLNYVKACVKEAFRLHPLAPFNPTHVSSKDLVVGGYLIPKGSHVLLSRPGLGRNPRVWDEPLRFKPGRHIVDESSEVVLVDHELRMLSFSTGRRGCPGIVLGSTISTMLLARLIQGFSWRPPLGMNNIDLVESGHDLTLAKPLIAHATPRLDSQIYL, encoded by the exons ATGAAAATCGAGACAAGACTTCCATCGTTGCTtgcaatattatatttttcagtTTCCCTAATCTTCTTGAAACTCATATATTCCATCAAGAAAAGATCGACATCCCCACCGCCACCGCTGCCGCCGGGGCCGCCCGCGTACCCGGTCGTGGGCAGCCTGCCGGAGATGCTGTCGAAGAAGCCCGCATTCCGATGGATGCACAATCTCATGCAAAAACTCAACACGGAGATCCTCTGCGTCCGCCTCGGCGGCGTCCACGTCATCGCGGTCGCTTCTCCGGAGCTTTCCAGAGAGATCTTGAAGAAGCACGACGCGGCCTTCGCCTCCCGGCCCGACGCCGTCTCGGCCCGCCTCATCAGCGACGGATACTCGGCGCTGATCCTCTCTCCCGCGGGCGAGCAGTGGAAGAAAATGAGGAGGGTCATGGTGTCGGAGGTGCTGGCGGCGGGCGTGTTCCGACGGTTCCACTCGACGAGACGCGAGGAGGCCGATCACCTCGTGCGGTACGTGTACAGCCGCCGCAACGGGGCGGTGAACGTGAGAGATGCGGCGCGGCATTACTGTGCCAATTTGATCAGGAAGATGGTGTTTGGTGAGAGGTTTTTCGGGGCGGGGATGGACGACGGCGGGCCGGGAAACGAAGAGAGGGAACACGTGGATGGATTGTTCACGATGCTTTCGTATCTCTATGGATTCGCCATAGCCGATTTTGTGCCGTGGTTGGAGGTTTTCGATTTGGATGGGCATAAGAGGATTGTGAGCAACGCCATTAAGAAG gtaAGGAAATACCAAGATCCGTTGATCAATGAGAGAATGGAGATGTGGCAGCTAGGGCTCAAGACTCAACAAGATGATATTCTTGATCTTCTGATTAACCTCAAGAGCGAATCGGACGAAACTAAGCCCCTCTTGTCACTTCGAGAGATTAAAGCACAAATTCTT GAAATAATGATTGCGACAGTTGATAATCCGTCAAATGCAGCAGAATGGGCATTGGCGGAGATGATCAATCAACCGGATATTTTTGCAAAGGCGTGTGAAGAACTAGACCGAGTTGTAGGCAAGAATAGGCTCGTTGAGGAATCAGATCTGCCTAATTTAAACTATGTGAAAGCTTGTGTGAAAGAGGCATTCAGGCTACATCCACTGGCACCTTTCAATCCGACTCATGTTTCGAGCAAGGATCTTGTGGTGGGTGGCTACCTCATCCCAAAAGGGAGCCATGTGTTGCTCAGTCGCCCCGGCCTGGGGCGAAATCCTAGGGTTTGGGACGAGCCACTTCGTTTCAAGCCCGGGCGTCACATTGTTGATGAGTCCTCAGAAGTGGTGCTTGTTGATCATGAATTGCGCATGTTATCATTCAGTACAGGGAGACGAGGATGTCCCGGCATTGTGCTTGGTTCTACCATAAGCACTATGCTTCTGGCTAGACTTATTCAGGGTTTTAGCTGGAGGCCACCCCTTGGTATGAATAACATTGATTTGGTTGAGTCGGGGCATGACTTGACATTGGCTAAGCCTCTCATTGCTCATGCAACACCTCGATTGGACTCACAAATTTATCTTTAA